The sequence CATCGTCACTATCGGGGCGACCTGAGCGCTGCGTTGTTGCTGGCCGACATCACCCAGGCAGCGGACGACCCGGCTGCGCTGTCGTTGTCACTGCACAACGCCGGAGCCCTGCCGCTCCAGGTCGCGCTGCAGCCGGCCGCTTATGCGCAGGCGCAACCGCGCGAGCAACTGCAGCTTGCCGGCGGCCAGGCCTGGCAACGCAGCTGGAAGGCGGCAGCCAGCGGCGGCTGGTACGACTTGTGGATCGAACACGACGGCGCAAGCCAACGGCTGGCCGGTCGCATCGAAACCGGTGTGGACAGCGTCAGCGACCCGGCCATGGGTGGGCCGGCGCGGCTGCAGCAAGACAGGCCTGTCGTGATCGGCCCACTGGGCTGAGCCTTGCGGCTCGGAATGCGGTGGGCGCGCATCTGAGATGTTCGGCCAGCACGCGCGGGCACCGCTGCGCTCAGCGTGCGTCGGCCGTATCCAGCATGCCGATCGTCCCTAACCAGGTTTCCACCAGATGCGGCCATTGCGCGATCGGCAGTGTGCCCGCGCGCAGACCGAACGCATGCCCACCTTCGGCATAGAGATGCATTTCTGTCGGTACACCGGCGTGCTGGAGCGCCACGTAGTAGGCCAGCGACTGACTGACGCCGTCCACGTGATCGTCCTGCGCCTGCAACACAAAGGTCGGCGGCGTTTGGGCGGTGACGGTGATGTCCGGCCGCAGCGACAGCTGGGTCGGATCGCGCGTGGCGCCATCTTCGTCCTCGTGTGCCCACAGATGGCCCGGGTAGACGGCAATGGCGAAGTCCGGTCGGCAACTCTGCGCGTCGGACGCGTCCACCGGCGGATACGTGCGCGTTGCAAAGTGGGTGCTGACCGCGGCCACCAGGTGGCCACCGGCTGAAAAGCCGAGCACACCGATCTTGTGCGGGTCCACGGCCAACTGGTCCGCCTGCGCGCGTACCAGTCCTAGCGCACGCTGTGCATCCTGCAGGGCCGTTTGCACCTTCGGGTAATAGCGGCGGTCGTTGCGCCAGGTCGGCCCCGAGTTCGGTACGCGGTATTTCAACAGCACGCAGGTGATGCCGCGTGCGGTCAGCCAGTCGCAGATGTCCGTCCCTTCCAGATCCATCGCCAGGACCTGATAGCCACCGCCGGGAAAGACCAGCACCGCCGCACCAGTGTTATGACCTTTGGGCGGATAGACCGTCATCGTCGGGCGACTGACGTCGCTCACCTTTGTCCACGGGAAACGCCCCTCGCCAGTGCCCACCGATTCGGGATTCGGGTGGCGCACCGCGTCTGGTACCGCCCCTGGCCAAAGCGGTATCTCCACCTGACCAGGCGCTGGTTGCCAGGCACTAGCAAGTGCAAGCCCGGAAACAAGCAGCAGCACCACTGCCACACACCACTGATACCGCCTGATTTGCATTGTCGATCCTCAAGAAGCGGAAGGGAAACGGGAAACATGTCATGGGCGAAGGCGCGACGTGACATGCGGGAGAATCCGAGCCGTTGCACTTAGTCCACGATGCTCTCGCGCACCGCGACCGCGACTGCCTTCAGCGCCGCGTCGCGTGCGGCGTCGTCGACCTTGGCACCGTTCAAATACGTGGTCAGCAGCAGCGGCGGCCTGCCCTTCGGCGGCCAGAGGATGGCGATGTCGTTGCGGGTGTCGGTGCCGTTGCTGCCGGTCTTGTCGCCGATCTTCCAGTCGCGCGTGAACCCTGCACGCAGGCAATCGTCGCCAGTGCGGTTGTCGATCATCCAGTCGGTCAGCTGCGTGCGCGAGGCAGGCTGCAGCGCATCGCCAAGCAGCAGCGTGTGCAGCGTCGACGCCATTGCCGCCGGGGTGGTGGTGTCGCGCGGCTCGCCGGGGGCGAACCCGTTCATCTCCGGCTCGTAGCGGTCACTGCGGGTCTTGGCATCGCCGATGCTGCGCAGGAAGGCGGTCACGCCGGGCGGGCCGCCGACCAGCGGGAACAACAGGTTGGCGGCCGGGTTGTCGCTATAGATCATCGTGGCCCGGCACAGGTCGCCGACACTCAGCGCGCCGCCGACATGGCCCTTGGTGACCGGGGCATGCTCAAGCATGTCCGAGGCACGGATCTTGACCGGTTGCGCCAACGACAGCTTGCCGCGGTCCACCTGCTGCAATACCGCGGCAGCCAATACAAATTTGAAGGTACTGCACATCGGAAAGCGCTCGTTCTCGCGCTGCCCGAGGCGCCAGCCGGTGGCGCTGTCGAGCAGGCTGATGCCCAGGCGACCACCGGTGCCACGTTCGATTTCCGCCCATTGTGCCCGCAGCAGGTCGTCCGCATTCACCGCCGGGCTGAGTGCCCGCGCGGGTCTGGACGCCGCAAACAGCATGCCCGCGCCGGTTGCGTACAGGAACTCTCGCCGATTCAACATGCGTTTGCCTCCTTGAGGAAGCCCGCAGTATCGATGCGCACGCCGCAGCCGACCATCGCGATGTTTCGATCACAGGCATGAATTGAACTAATCTCTACCGATGCCCCGCCCCCGCCTCCCGCTCAATGCCCTGCGCGCTTTCGAAGCCGCCGCGCGCCATCAAAACCTGACCCGCGCGGCGAACGAGTTGTGCGTGAGCCAGGCCGCGCTCAGCCACCAGATCAAGGCGCTGGAGCGACAACTGGGCACCAGCCTGTTCCACCGCCTGCCGCGCGGGGTGGCGCTGACCGACGAGGGTGCAGCGTTGGCGCCGGTGCTGGGCGAGGCCTTCGACCGCATCGCCGCCATCCTGGAGCGCTTCGCCGATGGGCGCTATCGCGAGGTGCTCAGCGTGGGCGTGGTGGGCACCTTCGCCACCGGCTGGCTGCTGCCACGATTGCCGGCCTTTCATGCCGCGCATCCGGATATCGAATTGCGCCTGTCCACCCACAACAACCGGGTCGATCTGGCCGGCGAAGGGCTGGATCTGGCGATCCGTTTCGGCGATGGCGACTGGCAGGGCCAGATCGCCCATGCGCTGATGGAAGCACCGTTTGCGCCGGTGTGCGCGCCCAGCATGGCGCGTGGCCTGCGCACGCCGGCCGATCTGGCGCAGCTGCCGTTATTGCGCTCCTACCGCGTGGACGAATGGCCACGATGGTTTCGCGCGGCGGGTGTGGCCGAAGTCGCCGCACGCGGGGCGATGTTCGATTCATCGTTGACCCTGGCCAGCGCGGCCGCCGCCGGTAGCGGTGTGGCATTGCTGCCGCTGCCGATGTTTCGCCAGGATCTGGACGCCGGGCGGCTGGTGTGCCCGTTCCCGATCCAGATCGACGCGGGGCGTTACTGGCTGACGCATCTACGTTCGCGGCCGGCCGACGGCCCTGCGCTCGGCTTTCATCGCTGGCTGGTGCGCACACTGTCGACGTGACCGGAGCGAGCAACCGCACGCGGCGATTGATTCCGCTTTGAAATACAGCACAAAAACGAATAGCTGCCATGGCTTTATTTCGGCATCCTTGACGACTAGCATGCCCGCCATCGTCAGTCCGAGGCATGCCCATGAAACTCCCCTTGCAGCATCTTCGTGTATGGCTTCTTGCCGGCGCATGCGTGACAGCGACCCACGCCTTTGCGCAAGTCACCGCCCCCTCCTCTGCACCTCCCGACGCTGCCGAGCAAAATCCTGCGGCGACCGAAAGCTTTGAACAATGGCTCGTCGACTTTCGCCAGCGCGCGCTTGCCGCAGGCATCGAGACCACCACACTGGACACCGCGTTTGCCGGCGTCACCGCCGACCCGTCCGTACATGCGCTGGATCAGCAGCAACCTGAGTTCACCCGATACCTGTGGGAATACCTCGACGACCGCGTCACGCCCTCGAGCATTCAGCAGGGCCAGCAACTGCTGGTCAGCAAGCGCACGTTGTTCGAGCAGCTACAGAGACAATACGGCGTGGATCCACGCATCCTGACCGCAATCTGGAGTATGGAGAGCCAATACGGCGCGCAGATCGGGGACCGCTACGTGATCCGCTCACTGGCAACGCTGGCCCACTCGGGCAGGCGTACGCGCTATGGTAATACGCAGCTGCTCGCCGCCTTGCAGATCCTGCAAACGGAGAAAGGTGTCGACCGGTCACAACTGGTGGGGTCATGGGCGGGTGCAATGGGGCAAACGCAATTCATTCCCAGCACTTACCGCGACTATGCCGTCGACGCCGATGGGGATCACACGCGCGACGTCTGGCACTCCAGTGCAGACTCATTGGGCTCTGCCGCGAATTATCTCAACAAGAGCAACTGGAACAGCCGCCTGCCCTGGGGCCAGGAGGTGCGCTTGGCCGCCGACTTCGACTACGCGCAGGCCGATATGACGATCAAGAAGACCGTCGCCGATTGGCAGCGCCAGGGCGTGCTGTGTGCAGGCAAGCCGATTGCGCCGGCCTTGGCGCAGGAACAGGCCTCGGTGCTGCTGCCCACCGGCTATCGCGGGCCGGCTTTCCTGGTGTTCGACAATTTCCGCAGCATTCTCCGCTACAACAATTCAACGGCCTATGCGCTGGCGGTGGGGTTGTTGGCCGATGGCTATGCGGGCGGCGCCGGGATCGCACAGCCCTGGCCCAAGGACGATCCACCACTCAACAGCGTGGATGCCATTACCGAACTGCAGCAACGGCTGGCCGACAAGGGCTTCGACGTCGGCGGGGTCGACGGTGCGCTGGGGCCGCAGACGCGCCAGGGCATCCGTGCGTTTCAGCGCAGCCAGGGGTTGCCGCAGGATGCTTACGCCAGCACCTCGTTGCTGGCGCGCGTGCGGTCGAAGTGAGGGCAGAAGACCGCGCCAAGTGATTGGAGGCTGCGAGGCGACACGCTGTGCTCAGCGGCGTCCGGACGCCTCGATCCCCTGCACCGCCACGCGGCGAAACGCCTCGTAGTGCGCTTGATCGGCGAACCAGTGTGGGGCGAACAGCTCGAACAAGCGGTCGTTGTGATACAGCAGCAGCACGCGCTCGTTCTCGCGGTAGCGGATGTAATCGGACCAGGGCCGGCGCAACCGCCCGTCCGCCCAGGTGATCTCCAGCCCGGTCTCGTCCCAGGCAAAGGTGTAGGTGTGCCGCAGCGCGGCCTGCTGGGCATGCAGGCGCTTGATCTTCCGTGGCAAGCCCCACAGGTGCAGCAACGCCAGGCCGATCAAGCCGCCGCCTCCGGCGCCGATCAGCACCGGGCCGATGATTTCGCCAGCTCCGATCAGTTGCAGCATGCCCGCCCCGATCAGGAGCAGGACCACCAGGATCACGATCAAGACCTTGGCCGTGTGCCGCGCATGCAGCCGCTGTGCGGCCAGATGGTCTTCCAGACTGATGGTGGCGCTGATCATGCTCGCTACGTCCCTGTGTTTGGCTCGGTGCCTAGCGTAACGCCTGCGCGTTACGCGCCCTCGATCAACTCCATCCACGCCGCCTCGGCCGCAGCCAGTTGCTGCGCCGTCGCCTCGCGGTCGCGGCCCAGCACCGCCATCTTGTCGGTGTCGGCATAGTTGCGCGGGTTCGCCAGCTCGCGGTCGAGCTCCGCCAGGGTAGCTTCCAGCTCGCCGACGCGCTTTTCGGCGCTGGCCAGCTTGTGCGGGTTGACGGCTTTTTTCGGTGGCAGCGGCTTGGTCGGCGGTGGCGGGGTGGGCGCCACTTCGGCCATCTTCTGCTTGGTGCCTTGCGCGGCCGGGCGGCTGCGCAGCCAGGCGGCGTATTCGTCCAGATCGCCATCAAACGGCTCGACCACGCCATCGGCCACGCGCCAGAAACTGTCGCAGACCAGGCCGATCAGATGGCGGTCGTGCGAGACCATCACGATGGCGCCTTCGAAATCGCTCAGCGCCTCGGCCAGCGCCTCGCGCATTTCCAGGTCCAAGTGGTTGGTCGGTTCGTCGAGCAGCAGCACGTTGGGCTGCTGCCAGGCGATCAGCGCCAGCGCCAGGCGCGCGCGCTCGCCGCCGGAGAAGCCATCCACCACCTCGAAGGCGCGGTCGCCGGCGAAATTCCATTTACCCAGGAAATCGCGGAACGCCTGATTGGAACCATCCGGCGACAGATCGCGGAAGTGGTCCATCGGCGACTGGCCCTCGTGCAGCGATTCCACCGTGTGCTGGGCGAAGTAGCCGATGCGCAGGTCCGGATGCGCACTGCGCTCGCCCGACAACGGCGCCAGCTCGCCCACCAGGGTCTTGACCAGCGTGGACTTACCCGCGCCATTGGGCCCCAACAACCCGATCCGGTCGCCCGCCTCCAACCCAAACCCAACATCGTGCAACACAGTTATGGCGTCGCTGGACCCGCGCTTTTGCGAATCCCCATTCCCCATTCCCGATTCCCGCGGCGAAGCCGCATACCCGCAAGCCGCATGATTCAGCCGGATCAACGAAAACGGCAGCCGATTTGGCTGGGCGAACTGGATGCGGAACTCGCGCTCGGCGCGCACCGCCTCGGTGCCGGCCATCTTGGCCAGCCGCTTCATGCGGCTCTGCGCCTGGGTGGCCTTGCTGGCCTGTGCCTTGAAACGGTCGATGAAGCTCTGCAGATGCGCGCGCTCGGCCTGTTCCTTGTCGTGCGCGATCTGCTGCTGGCGCAGGTGCTCGATGCGCTGGCGCTCGAAATCGGTATAGCCGCCGACATACAGTTTGGCGGTGCCGCCATGCAGGTGCAGGGTGTGGGTGGCCACGTTGTCCAGAAACTCGCGGTCATGCGAAATCAGCAACAAGGTGCCTGGGTACTTGAGCAGCCATTGTTCCAGCCACAGCACTGCATCCATGTCCAAGTGGTTCGTCGGTTCGTCGAGCAGCAGCAGGTCGCTGGGCATCATCAGCGCGCGCGCCAGATTCAACCGCACCCGCCAGCCGCCGGAGAACGAGGACACCGCGCGGTGATGGGTGTCGGCCGGGAAGCCCAGGCCGTGCAGCAGCTTGCCGGCACGCGCCTCGGCATCGTAAGCGCCGAGTTCGGCCATCTTCTGGTGCGCGTTGGCGACCGCCTCCCAGTCCTCGCGGGCGGTGGCGGCGGCTTCTTCCTGCAGCACCGCGGAGACTTCGATATCGCCGCCAAGCACAAACGACAGTGCCGGGTCCGGCAACGACGGGGTTTCCTGCGAGACGCTTGCGGTACGCACCTTGCCGGGCAGGTCCACGTCGCCCTTGTCGGCCTCCAGCTCGCCCTTCACCGCGGCGAACAGGCTGGACTTACCGGTACCGTTGCGGCCCACCACGCCGACGCGGTAGCCGGCATGCATGGTCAGGTCGACGTTGGACAGCAGCAGACGCTCGCCGCGTCGCATGGAGAAGTTGCGCAGGGAAATCATTGATGGACAGTCCGATAGAACGAAAAGGAATGAGCAGATGAGCAGCATTCCTGCGACGCCATTCTAGCGTTAACGAATAATTAGCGCCTTCAGGTTGGAAGATACGTGCGCTTCGCACCGCCGTGATCGCCACCCGCCCAGTCTAGTTGGCCCCGCTCGGGCTGCCGTTTTCGGAGTTGTCATGAACATCCCCCTGTCCTGCCTTGCGACCGCCGTGGTCGCTGCACTGCTTGCCTCTCCCGCCATGGCGCAGGACGCTGCGCCGGCCACCGCCAATACCCTGGATACGGTGATCGTCACCGGCACCCGCGTGTCCGACCGCACTGTGGCCGAATCGCAGTCGCCGATCGACATCATCAGCGCCGAATCGCTACAGGCCACCGGCACCCCCGAGCTGGCCACCGCGCTGGCACGCGCACTGCCGTCGTTGAACTTCCCTCGCCCGGCGCTGAGCGACGGCACCAGCGCGATCCGCCCCGCGCAGCTGCGCGGCCTGTCGCCGGACCAGGTGCTGGTGCTGGTCAACGGCAAGCGTCGCCACACCTCCTCGCTGCTCAACCTCAACGGCACCATCGGCCGCGGCGCGGCGGCGGTGGATCTGAACACCATCCCGGTGGCGGCAATCGCACGAGTGGAAGTACTGCGCGACGGCGCCTCGGCGCAATACGGCTCCGATGCCATCGCCGGCGTGGTCAACATCGTGCTCAAGGGCGCGGAAAAGGGCGGCAGCCTGCAGGCCGGCTTCGGCCAGTATTCGGCCGGCGACGGCAACAACTACGAGCTGTCAGGCGACACCGGTGTGGCCTACGGCGGCGACCGTGGCTGGCTGCACGTGGCCGCCCAGCTCAACCAGCAGGACCCGACCGACCGCGCACGCGGCTATGCCGGCGCGCCCAGCGTCTCGCAGCCGGCCGTGGGCCAGAAGGCATTCAAGATCGGCGACCCGGACGTCAATGCGCAGGCCGCCTCGCTCAATACCGAATACCAGTTCAGCGACAGCATCACCGGCTACGCCTTCGCCACCGCCAGCAACCGCGACATCACCTCGTTCGCGTTCTTCCGCGCGCCGGGCAGCATCCAGAACATCCTGTCGATCTACCCGCAGGGCTTTTTGCCGGAGATCCAGAGCTACGCCAAGGACCGTTCGCTGGTGGCCGGTGTGCGCGGCTCCACCGCCGGCAGCTGGGACTGGGATGCCAGCTACAACTACGGCTACAACCGCATCGATTTCCATACCCGCAACACGCTCAACGTCAGCCTGGGGCCGACCTCGCCCACCTCGTTCTACGACGGTGCGCTGGAGACCACGCAGAACATCGTCAACCTGGACGTCAAGCGCGGTTTCGACTGGGGTCTGGCGTACCCGGTGACGGTGGCGTTCGGCGCCGAATACCGCAACGAAAAATGGAACCAGTCGCCGGGTGAAGTGGGATCCTACTTCCAGGCCGGCACGCTGGCCGGCGGCGCGCAGGGCTATGGCGGATTCGCCCCCAGCGTGTCGGGCCAGTATTCGCGCAACAGCTACGCGCTGTACGCCGACCTGGAAGCCGACTTCACCGACAAGTTCTCCGCCGGCCTGGCCGGTCGCTACGAAGACTATGACGATTTCGGCAGCCAGGCCTCGGGCAAGTTGTCCGGCCGTTATGCATTCACCGAAAAGATCGCGTTGCGCGGCACGGTGGCCTCGGGCTTCCGCGCGCCGTCGCTGGCGCAGCAGTATTTCCAGTCCACCAGCACCACCTTCCTGGCCGGCAATCCCAACCCGTTCGAGATCCGCACCTTCCCGGCCGACAGCAACGTGGCGCGCGCCTTTGGGGCCGAACCGCTGGATGCGGAAACCTCGCTGTCCTACAGCCTGGGCCTGGTGCTGCAGCCCACCGATGCGCTCTACCTCACCATCGATGCGTACCAGATCGACGTGGACGACCGTATCGTGCTGTCGTCCAACCTCACCGGTACCGGCGTGCGCAGCCTGCTCGAATCGCAGGGCATCTTCGGCATCAACGGTGGGCGCTACTTCACCAACGCAGTGGATACGCGCACGCGCGGCGTGGACGTGGTGGGCAGCTACCGCTGGCAGCTGGCCGCCAGCAGCGTGGACCTGACTGCCGGCTACAACTACTCCGAAACCGAGGTGCGCAGCGTGGCGGCCAACCCGGCCGCATTGTCGGCCAACGGGCTGAGCCTGGAGCGCATCGACCGCACCGAGCGCGGTCGCATCGAGGAAGGCTTCCCGCGCGACAAGTTCCTGGTCAACAGCAGCTGGAATTCCGAGCACTGGACGCTGGCGCTGGGCGCCACGCGCTACGGCAAGTACAGCACACGACCGGCAGCGGCAATCAACGACCAGACCTTCGGCGCCAAATGGGTGGTGGATGCGTCGGCAAGCTACAAGGTCGATCGCTGGACGCTCACGCTGGGCGCGGACAACCTGCTGGATGAGTACCCGGACGAGAACAACTTCGCCAATTCCACCAGCGGGCAGTTTCCGTACAGCAATCTGTCGCCGTTCGGCTTCAACGGTGCCTATGTCTACGGGCGAATCAACTACCGTTGGTAAACGCAGCAAACGCCGCTAGCTGGTTACGGCTGACGATGCAAAGCGACTGCGCCGGTGCCGCGCAGCGCTACAGCATCGACATCAGGGTTTGATCACACGCCCCGGCCAGTCCGGCGCGTGTGCGTTGTGCGTTTGTGCGCGTGTGGCAGATGCGCAGGCGGGCGCAACCGCTTGCCGAATGCGGCTCCTGCATTGCGTCGTGCGTGCATTGCGCCCCTGCCGATCACGGTACGGTGCGCTTGCTCTCGTGCGCCCACGCACACCAGGCCACGCGATGACGAGGCGTACGCCCGGCGCGTGCTATGACCGGCGCTCCTGTCATTGCCGGAGCACGCCAATGGAAGCATCGCAACTGAGTCGGGGCCGCTTGATCGATCACCTGCATCTGGTGGTCCACGACCTGCCGGCGAGCAAGCGCTTTTATCAAGCCGTGCTCGAGGTCCTTGGCATTCCCATAGGCGGCGAGGGCGACCGCCATTTCTGGGCCGACGAATTGTTTGTCTCCGACCGCGACACGGTGGCGCAGGGTGTGTTGACCGGCCGCCACCATCTGGCCTTTCAGGCGCGCGATATTGCGATGGTGCAGGCGTTCCATCGCGCCGCCCTGGCCAACGGTGGACGCGACAACGGCGCGCCGGGTCTACGCCCCTATCACCCAAGTTATTACGCAGCATTTGTGCTCGATCCGGATGGCAACAATATCGAGGCGGTCTTCCATGGTCCTGCGCAACGCAGTGCAGATTCGGTACAGATCACCTATTGATGCCCAAGTTTCATAACAGGTATCGATGCCCAAAATGGGGCAACGCAATCCGTTGCCCGGCATAGGTAACTGCAATCGACGCCTCACTTTGGTGCACGATGACAACGTTGGCATCAGCACATGCTTGATGACAGTTGCACGCGCAACGTAACCAAAATTTGACATGCGGTTACGCGTGGTTAATGGTTGAGAACGCACCGCAGCTGCCGCAATGGACGCGGCCTGGGAGGGGGCCCACTGCGTGCATCCGTTCCCCACTCGGAGTTGTTACCGCATGAATTGCAAGTCCAGTCCACTCGCAGTCGCTGTTGTTGTTGCCTTGTCGTTTTCCGCTTCAACCGCAGTTGCGCAGTCGCAAGCTCCCACCCAGAAAACCCTCGACACGCTGATCGTGACCGGTACGCGCGTGGCCGACCGCACCGTGGCCGAATCGGCATCGCCGATCGACATCATTTCGCCACAGGCATTGGAATCGACCGGCACCACCGAGTTGGCTACCGCGCTGTCACGCGCGATCCCCTCGCTCAATTTCCCGCGCCCCGCCATCTCCGACGGTTCGGACGCGGTGCGCCCCGCGCAGCTGCGGGGCCTGTCGCCCGATCAGGTGCTGGTGCTGGTCAACGGCAAGCGCTATCACAGCACCGCGCTGATCAACCTCAACGACACCCAAGGCCGCGGGTCATCGCCGGCAGACCTCAACACCATCCCGATCGCGGCAGTGGAGCGCATCGAAGTGCTGCGCGACGGTGCGTCGGCGCAATACGGCTCCGATGCGATTGCTGGCGTGATCAACATCGTGCTCAAGGGAAGCGGCGAAGGCGGCAGCGTCAATGGTCGCTATGGTAAATACAGCGCCGGCGATGGCGAGCAATACCAGCTGTCCGGCGATGCCGGTTTCAGCTTCGCCGGCACCGGCAAGGTGCATCTGGCCGCGCAGGCCGGGCATTCGGACCAGACCAATCGCGCGTTGCCGTTCGGCGGCCGCGTGGAGCAGCGTTACGGCGACCCGGAGATCGACCAGGGCGCCATCTCGTTCAACGGCGAATACAGCCCCACCGATTACCTCACTTTCTATTCGTTCGGCATGGTCAGCCGCCGCGAAGTGCTGTCCAACGGCTATTTCCGTTTTGCCGGCGACAACCGCAACCGCCCGGAAATCTATCCGGACGGCTTCCTGCCGCAGATCTACAACGTCAGCAAGGACGTGTCGTGGGTGGGCGGGTTGAAGACCTCCACCGAAGGCGGCTTGAACATCGATCTGAGCTACAACTACGGCCAGAACAATCTCACCTTCGATGTACGTAACAGCTTGAACAACAGTTTAGGGCTGGCCAGCCCGACCGACTTCCATGCCGGTACGCTGGAAGTCACCCAGAACGTGCTCAACGCCGACTTCACCAAGACGCTCGATTGGGGCCTGGCCTACCCGGTCACGCTGGCCTTCGGCGCGGAATGGCGCGGCGAGAAGTTCAATCAATCGCCTGGCGATGCAGCATCGTCGGCCAACGGCGGCATTCCCTCCGCCAACGGTGCGTTGATTCCCGGCGCGCAGGTGTTCCCGGGCTTCAAGTTGTCCGATGCCGGCTACTACAATCGCAACAGTCATTCGGCCTATGTGGATCTGGAAGCGGATCTGACCGAGAAGTTCTCCGCCGGCCTCGCCGGGCGCTACGAGAAGTACAGCGACTTCGGCGACACCGCTACCGGCAAGCTGTCGCTGCGCTATGCGTTCACCGACAAGGTGGCGCTGCGTGCCACCGCCTCCACCGGCTTCCGCGCACCATCGCTGCAGCAGCAGAACTTCCAGTCGATCGCCACGCAGTTCCTCAACGTGGCGCAGCCCAACGGCTCGGTGACCGCGATTCCGTTCGAGATCGGCACCTTCCGCACCGACAACCCGGCCGCGATCGCGCTCGGCGCCGAACCGCTCAAGGCCGAGGAATCCAAGAACTACGGGTTGGGCGTGGTGTTGCAGCCGGTGGAGAACCTGTACATCACCGTCGATGCCTATCGCATCGAGATCGACGACCGCATCGTGCTGTCGGAGAACCTGACCTCTACCGCAGCGCGTAATTATCTGCAGGCCAATGGCTTCCCGGGGATCGGCGGCGGGCGCTACTTTACCAATGCCGTGGATACCAAGACCCAGGGTGTGGATGCGGTCGGCACCTATCGCTGGGCCCTCGATGGTGGCAGCGCAGAGCTGACCACCGGCTACAACTACAACAAGACCGAAGTCGAACGCATCGCCGCCAACCCGGCTGCACTGGAAGCCATCGACCCGGGTGCAGTGCGTATCGGCCGTGCAGAACTCGGCCGCATCACCGAAGGCACGCCACGCGACAAGTTCTTCCTGGGCGGAACCTGGTCGCCGGGCAACTGGTCGTTCACCGGCACCGCCACACGCTGGGGCGAGTTCAGCACCTTCGGCACCAACGCCGGCAGCGACCAGACCTATGCAGCGAAGTGGACGCTGGATCTGGCCGCGTCCTACAAGCTGGGTGCGTGGAACTTCACCGTCGGTGGCGACAACGTGCTCAACGAATATCCGGACCGCCAGGAAGCCGGGCTCGGCACGCGCACCTATCTGCCCTACAGCAGCGCTTCGCCGTTCGGTTTCAACGGCGCGCTGGTGTACGCCAACGTGAACTACAAGTGGTAACTGCGGGTGCCGGTCGGTAACGACGGCGCTCACCTGGCACGGCGACGCCGGACAGCGCGTTGCCGACCGCAGCGGTATGTGCCCGCACTTTCGTAATCGGGAGTGCGGGCGCTCAACCCCTCGGCTTGTCCGCTTTCGCAAGGACGCCCCGCAAGGATGCACAGCGCGCGGCATGGCGCGTTGCAGATCGTCGGCATTGCCGCGCCTGCCGCTTTGCATCTGCAAAGACCCGGCCTGCATGCCCGATCACCCTACGCAGTTGTCTTCCCCCGTTACACGCATTTCACCGCTGCGTCCTTCATCCCCTTTGAGCCTTGATTCCCATGCACACCTCCAACGCACTTTCGCTGGCGATTTCAGTCGCACTCACCGTCTGTTCCTTCGCTGCCAGTGCGCAGTCGCAATCGACCCAGCCGCAGAAGACCCTGGACACCCTGATCGTCACCGGTACGCGCGTCAGCGACCGCACCGTGGCCGAATCCGAATCGCCGATCGACATCATCACCGAGCAGTCGCTGCAGGCCACCGGCGCGACCGACATCGCCACCGCTTTGGGCAAGCTGCTGCCGTCGCTGAACTTCCCGCGG comes from Xanthomonas vesicatoria ATCC 35937 and encodes:
- a CDS encoding VOC family protein, whose protein sequence is MEASQLSRGRLIDHLHLVVHDLPASKRFYQAVLEVLGIPIGGEGDRHFWADELFVSDRDTVAQGVLTGRHHLAFQARDIAMVQAFHRAALANGGRDNGAPGLRPYHPSYYAAFVLDPDGNNIEAVFHGPAQRSADSVQITY
- a CDS encoding TonB-dependent receptor plug domain-containing protein, with product MNIPLSCLATAVVAALLASPAMAQDAAPATANTLDTVIVTGTRVSDRTVAESQSPIDIISAESLQATGTPELATALARALPSLNFPRPALSDGTSAIRPAQLRGLSPDQVLVLVNGKRRHTSSLLNLNGTIGRGAAAVDLNTIPVAAIARVEVLRDGASAQYGSDAIAGVVNIVLKGAEKGGSLQAGFGQYSAGDGNNYELSGDTGVAYGGDRGWLHVAAQLNQQDPTDRARGYAGAPSVSQPAVGQKAFKIGDPDVNAQAASLNTEYQFSDSITGYAFATASNRDITSFAFFRAPGSIQNILSIYPQGFLPEIQSYAKDRSLVAGVRGSTAGSWDWDASYNYGYNRIDFHTRNTLNVSLGPTSPTSFYDGALETTQNIVNLDVKRGFDWGLAYPVTVAFGAEYRNEKWNQSPGEVGSYFQAGTLAGGAQGYGGFAPSVSGQYSRNSYALYADLEADFTDKFSAGLAGRYEDYDDFGSQASGKLSGRYAFTEKIALRGTVASGFRAPSLAQQYFQSTSTTFLAGNPNPFEIRTFPADSNVARAFGAEPLDAETSLSYSLGLVLQPTDALYLTIDAYQIDVDDRIVLSSNLTGTGVRSLLESQGIFGINGGRYFTNAVDTRTRGVDVVGSYRWQLAASSVDLTAGYNYSETEVRSVAANPAALSANGLSLERIDRTERGRIEEGFPRDKFLVNSSWNSEHWTLALGATRYGKYSTRPAAAINDQTFGAKWVVDASASYKVDRWTLTLGADNLLDEYPDENNFANSTSGQFPYSNLSPFGFNGAYVYGRINYRW
- a CDS encoding ABC-F family ATP-binding cassette domain-containing protein: MISLRNFSMRRGERLLLSNVDLTMHAGYRVGVVGRNGTGKSSLFAAVKGELEADKGDVDLPGKVRTASVSQETPSLPDPALSFVLGGDIEVSAVLQEEAAATAREDWEAVANAHQKMAELGAYDAEARAGKLLHGLGFPADTHHRAVSSFSGGWRVRLNLARALMMPSDLLLLDEPTNHLDMDAVLWLEQWLLKYPGTLLLISHDREFLDNVATHTLHLHGGTAKLYVGGYTDFERQRIEHLRQQQIAHDKEQAERAHLQSFIDRFKAQASKATQAQSRMKRLAKMAGTEAVRAEREFRIQFAQPNRLPFSLIRLNHAACGYAASPRESGMGNGDSQKRGSSDAITVLHDVGFGLEAGDRIGLLGPNGAGKSTLVKTLVGELAPLSGERSAHPDLRIGYFAQHTVESLHEGQSPMDHFRDLSPDGSNQAFRDFLGKWNFAGDRAFEVVDGFSGGERARLALALIAWQQPNVLLLDEPTNHLDLEMREALAEALSDFEGAIVMVSHDRHLIGLVCDSFWRVADGVVEPFDGDLDEYAAWLRSRPAAQGTKQKMAEVAPTPPPPTKPLPPKKAVNPHKLASAEKRVGELEATLAELDRELANPRNYADTDKMAVLGRDREATAQQLAAAEAAWMELIEGA